The Sinomicrobium kalidii region GGCGGCAGAGCGATGGATAAACGAACTGAAAGCGGAAGGCCATTTTGACGACATTGTATCCATACACGCAGATCTGTACGGCTCCCTTTCCCTCACCGGTAAGGGGCATGCCACCGATCTGGCCGTTATCCTGGGACTTTGCGGAAAGGACCCGGAATACATCCCCGTGGAAGAAATTCCGGAGGTTATTGCCCGGGTAAAGGAAAAAAAGGAAATCCTTTTCGGGAATTCGTACGCGGTAGATTTTGACATGGTAAAAGACATTGTTTTTCAAAAGAAATTTCTGCCGTTTCATGCCAATGGTATGCGGTTTACCGCTGTTTCAAAAACGGGGAACACCTTTTCCGAAACGTATTATTCCATTGGTGGTGGTTTTGTGGTTAGGGAAGAACGGGTCTCTGCCAAAGAAAATATAAAAGTGTTCAACCGTTTTCCATACCCGGTGGAAAATGCCGCACAACTCCAGGAATATTGCAAAAAAGAGAAAAAAAACATTTGGGAGATCGTACTGGAGAACGAACGATCACTGCGAACGGATACGGAGATCGACCGGGAACTGCACCGGGTATGGGATACCATGCTCGAATCCATGTACATCGGATGCCATTCTGAAGGCACCCTGCCCGGCGGATTAAAAGTGAGGCGACGTGCTTACGATTCTTACCAGAAACTCAAGGGAACCCTCCCCTACAACACTCCGCAGGAATGGCTGGAGACCATACGCGAAACGGAAGTGAAATTCCGGCAAATACTCAAGTGGGTAAGCTGTTTTGCTCTGAGTGTGAATGAAGTTAATGCTTCCCTGGGCAGGGTGGTCACTGCCCCCACAAACGGAAGTGCCGGGGTCATCCCAGCGGTATTGATGTATTATATGGTCATTGAAAACCACAATGCCGGTTTTGAACATATCAAACGCTTTTTGCTGACAGCAGGGGAAATAGGCAGCATTTTCAAGAAAGGTGCTACCATATCGGCAGCCATGGGAGGTTGCCAGGCGGAAATCGGAGTTTCTTCGGCAATGGCCGCTGCCGGTCTTACGGAAGTATCCGGAGGTTCGACCGAACAGGTTTTGATGGCCGCGGAAATCGCTATGGAGCATCACCTGGGACTTACCTGTGATCCCATAGGAGGGCTCGTACAGGTACCCTGCATAGAGCGAAACGCCATGGGGGCCATAAAAGCGATCAATGCCGCTGAACTGGCCATGGACAGCGACCCTCAAAATGCCAAGGTCCCCCTGGACAAAGTGGTCAATACCATGTGGGAAACTGCCAAGGACATGAACTCCAAATACAAGGAAACTTCTGAAGGCGGACTGGCCGTGGGTGTTTTTCTGTCAGACTGTTAAAAACTACCCGGAAGGTTTCTTCCTGGTATCTATAATACCGAGAATCTTCCACATCCCCTGCTCATTCCGGAACAGGACAAAGGAATTTACGCCCGTATGGTGCAGTTTGTGATCGTAATAGAATTCATACGGTACCCAGACATCTGCCATCAGTCCGTCATGCCGTATGTCAAAGGACAATGGTTTTTCTCTGAAATCCACTGTTTCCGGAAGCGTCGTCACCGTTCTTACAAAACCGTCGAAAGACTGTGTACTTACAACCACCTTTCCATCCTTTTTCACAGAAATGCTTCGCAGGATACATCCCGGACCGGCAATACCCTTTAACCGTACCGAATCCCGGGCGTGAAAAGCGGCAAAGAATTCTGATACAGTCTTCCTTATAGCCGCTTCATCCCGTACGGACTGTGCGTTGAGGTTTCCCAGACAGAAAATCAGCCCTAAAAATAAAACCATTCTCATGGACCGTGTTTTTAAGCATACAATTTAGTACTTTTACAATAACTTTTCATTTTTTGGTTATAAAAGAATAAACAACAAATCATAAATAACGAATATGTCTGTTGCAAAAAAAGAATACAAAAGGGTTACGGTAAAATCCCTGGTTGAAATGAAAGAAAATGCCGAAAAAATAAGTATGCTCACTGCCTACGACTATTCCATGGCCAAAATCGTGGACGGCGCAGGGGTAGATGTTATTTTGGTAGGCGACTCTGCCAGCAATGTCATGGCAGGACACGAAACCACCCTGCCCATTACCCTCGACCAGATGATCTATCACGCGTCTTCAGTGATACGTGGCGTAAAAAGAGCTCTGGTTGCAGTAGACCTGCCTTTCGGAAGTTACCAATCGGACCCCAAGGAAGCATTGCGTTCGGCAATCCGGATCATGAAGGAGAGCGGAGCCCACGCCATAAAGCTCGAAGGAGGTAAAGAGATCAAGGAATCCATAAAACGCATATTAAATGCAGGTATACCGGTTATGGGGCACCTGGGCCTTACCCCCCAATCCATTTATAAGTTCGGATCTTATACGGTAAGGGCCAAGGAAGAGGATGAGGCCGAAAAATTAAAAGAAGATGCCATACTCCTGGAAAGAATGGGGTGTTTTTCCATCGTACTGGAAAAAATTCCCGCCAAACTGGCCCGCGAAGTTGCAGAGAGTGTTTCCATCCCCGTTATCGGTATCGGGGCCGGAAGCGGTGTGGACGGCCAGGTATTGGTGCTGCACGATCTGTTGGGCATGACCTATGAGTTCAGTCCGCGGTTCCTTCGCCGCTACATGAACCTCTATGACGACATGACCAATGCCATATCCCGGTATGTGGAAGATGTAAAAGAACGGGACTTTCCCAATGAGGAGGAACAATACTAATATATTCCTGATAGCCGAACTACGGGTTACAATCCCATGATCACAGGATATGTGATCCGTAGTTCCGTATGTTATATGAAAATACTTTCCAACAAAAATAACCTGCAGGTCCTTTACGAAGACAATCATATTATTGTTGTCAACAAGCGTCCGGGGGATATTGTCCAGGGCGATAAAACAGGAGACAAGCCGCTAAGTGAAGTCGTCAAGGAATACATTAAGGAGAAATACAACAAACCCGGCAAAGTATACCTGGGTGTGGTACACCGGCTGGACAGGCCCACAAGCGGGATCGTGGTTTTTGCCAGGACCTCCAAGGCCCTTCCCAGGCTCAATAAGATATTCGCTGAAAAGAAAGCCCGGAAAACGTATTGGGCGGTAGTCAAGAATCCTCCTCCGGCAAATGAGGGACACCTGGAACACTGGCTGGTACGGAACCCGAAGCAAAACAGGTCGTATGCCCATAACAAGGAAGTCCCCAACGCCAAAAAAGCAGCCCTGACCTATAAAACCCTGAAAAAGTTAACGAACTATTACCTCCTCGAAATAGACCTCCACACCGGAAGGCACCACCAGATACGTGCACAGCTGGCCGGTATGGGATGTCCGATAAAAGGTGATCTCAAATACGGTTTTGAACGGAGCAATAAAGATGCGGGCATTCATCTGCACGCCCGTAGACTCTCTTTTGTCCATCCCGTCAAGAAAGAAGAAATGACTATCACGGCACCTCCTCCCGAAAAAGATGTTATCTGGAAAAATTGTACAGGTTAAAAAGAAAGATCTCTTCTGAAACCTTCGAGCGCAGCAGGGCAGTTATCCTTCTGGCTGCGCCCGGGGTGTAACAGAAATGTTGTTTGGAGTGATTGAATTTGTGTTTTATTCCGCTTCACTTTTTACTACAAGGCGGAACCCTTCACCGTGGATGTTGAGTATTTCCACATCTTCATCCCTTTTGAGGTATTTTCTCAACTTGGCGATGTACACATCCATACTCCTGGAGGTAAAGTAATTATCGTCTCTCCATATCTTGGTAAGCGCCAGCTCCCTCGGCATCAGGTCGTTTTCGTGCAGGGCCAGCAGGCGCAGCAGCTCATTCTCCTTAGGCGACAGCTTTATGGGCTCTTCGTCTCCATAAGTCAAAAACCGTAGTTTGGAGTTCAGATGGAACTTACCTATCCGGAACTCGAACTGCTTGCTCTCTGCCGCTCCGGCATTGGCTTTTCGCTGCAGGATGGCCTTGATCTTAAAGAGCAGCACTTCCGAGTCGAAAGGTTTGTTCAGGTAATCGTCCGCACCCGCCTTATACCCTTTCAGGACATCTTCCTTCATGGTTTTTGCGGTGAGGAATATGATCGGTATGTGTTCGTTCTTCTCTCTTATTTCCTTTGCCAGTGTGAAACCGTCCTTGTAAGGCATCATCACATCCAGGATACAAAGGTCGAAATTATCCTTCCGGAACTTTTCAAACCCTTCCATGCCGTTCTTTGCTAAAACCACGTCAAAATTGTTTAGCGCTAAATAATCTTTAAGAACAATCCCGAAATTGGGATCGTCTTCAACCAATAAGATTTTTTTATTTACTGCTTCCATAATTTTTATATTAAAGGTAACTTTATAAAAAAGGTACTTCCTTTATCTTTTTCACTTTCTACATAGACCACTCCCTGGTGGTCCTCTACTATATTTTTTACGTATGCAAGCCCGAGTCCGTGTCCTTTTACATTGTGGATGTTGCCCGTATGCTCCCTGTAAAATTTTTCAAAAATCCTTTTCAGCACGGCTTTGCTCATTCCCATTCCCTGGTCCTGCACTTTTATGAGTATACTGTTTTTCACCGTTTCGGTATACACGTCTATTTGGGGTGAATCGGGGGAATACTTAATCGCATTGTCCAGGATATTTACCAACACATTGGTAAAGTGAAATTCGTTGGCAAGAACTTCGCTTTGTTCCGCTTCAAAATGTGTTTTTATATATCCGCCGCGATTCTCTACCATGAGAGAAATATGTGCAATGGCCTCTTCAATAAGATCGTGGATATCCAGAGCGTCTTTGGTGATCTCCAATTGATTCTTTTCCAGTTTGGATATCCGCAATACATTTTCTACCTGTGCATGCATTCTCTTATTCTCATCCCTGATCATCTGAAGGTATTGCCTCACTTTTTCGCGATTCTCCAGTATCTTGGGATTCTGAATGGCATCCAGCGCCAGGTTTATGGTTGCAATGGGGGTTTTGAACTCATGGGTCATGTTGTTGATAAAATCCGTTTTTATCTCGGATATCTGTTTTTGGCGGATAAGTTGGTGAATGGCCCCGGAATATGCAATAACAATAATCAATGTAAAAATAATGGACAACAGGGCCATGCCCAGAATACTGGATATCAGGAATTTCTTTTTCTTGGGAAACGTGACCAACAGGTCAAAATCCGTTTTCCCTTCTTCGTCTACAAAAATGGGGACTTTATACCTGGTACTTTCACTCAGGGCAAAATCTCTCGACCTTACTTTGGTGGCCAGGCCATTGTCGTAAACCCCGTATTCAAAATTAAGGTCGATCCCGGCTTCCGAAAGCTCCCGTTGTAACAACAACTGTATTTCCTGATCAGATACTCTTTCGCGTATAGGCTGACGTTTTGCATAATGCCGGAAATAGGTTTCGAAATGGGCCTTGTCTATGGCCGACATCCCGCCTATTTTTTCAATTCTCTCGGAAGGGGTATACTTTGTCTTACCGTCAATATCTATCCCTTCCTTTACAATAATCGTCCTCCGTTTACTGTTAAAGTTTTTAATGGGGATAGAATCCGATTCACTATCAAAGAACGTAGAAGATATGCCGTAATCCTCTTCCAGAACACCATGAGAATAAATGAACATTTCGTTATTTTCCTCATCCTTGTCAATAAAGAGTATCTGCCTGAGTTCTGCTTCTTTAAATTCTCCAATGCTGTCAATCAATTGCAGGTATTTATTGGAATAATCCTCTATTTCCCTTCTCTCGATCTTGCCTGAAACAGATTTTAACACCTGCATGACACTGTTGGAAAACTGCTCTTCTTTATCATCCACTGCTGTCTTTATCCAGTATCCCTGCACAAAAATGATACCAATCAGGGATAAACTCATCAAAGCAACCAGAAGGACAAATAACTTCTTACTCATTGAAGCAAAATTAAGGGTTTAATATGCAGTTTGTCTTAGCTTTAACCAAACCTTAACAAAATTACCCGTAATTTAACGGGAAGTATCGGCTTTTATTAAACGTAAATGCAGCTTTTCTACCTGTTTTTGTGTCGCTTCCAGGTCGGTATTGGTTATGATATGGTCTGAAAGTTCTGCTTTACGGGCTTCATCCCACTGGTTTTTTATACGGTTTTCCACGGCTTCCCGCGAAACCCCGTCGCGTTGCATCACTCTTTCTATTCGCGTTTCCTGCGGTGCCGTAACCGTTATTACAACATCGCAATCCTTATACGCCCCGCTTTCAAAAAGGATAGCCGCTTCCTTGATCACATAGGGAGCCTGTTGCTTTTCATACCACTGCCTGAAATGCCTGCCTACTTCGGGATGGATAATACCGTTAAGCCTGTCCAGGAGCTCCCGGTCCTGAAAAACAACGCCCGCTATATACGCATTGTCCAAACCGGATTCAGTATAGGCTTTTTCTCCGAAAATTTCTACTATCTGCGCCCTGACCTTCGAAGAGGTATGCATCAGCTTCTTTGCTTCGGTATCTGCTATGTACACCGGAACCCCCAATGCCGAAAACATCCTGGCTACAGTGGATTTACCGCTGCCTATACCTCCTGTTAAACCAACTATCATTATTTTGCCGCTATGTACTATTAATTTAACACTTTTACTCCGGACACACAAGGTGATCTCCGAAATATTTCACATTTACTTACCTGAATATCAGCGATTATTCTGACATCCGTTTTATCGGGAAGATTCATTTTTCCTGGTTTTTATCAGGATCTCAACCTGCTTCCCGGACAGTTTTATCCGTTTGACAATGGCAGGCTTTTTTGTCACCCGGATCGGAACATATTCCACCGAATCCGTGATGGAATTATAATCACACGCCACTGTAAAGTCCGAAGGACTCAAACTGCTCAGGTCCTTTAAGGCTCCCTGACAAATTATCTCTACCTCGGAAGGGAAAGTCCTGACCATTTTTTGTTCGGGCACATTCATCACGGAAACAGGAATGATCAGCTTTTTTTCGGAAAACCGCTCTACCCTGGCTGCCACGACCACCTTTTTGTGTTCAAATTCCAGGTCATTGAACTTTTCCGGAATATCAAGGGTAGTATGTATATCAATATCTTCATTCACTTCCCGGAGTGTAACCTGCCTGGTATATAACGTATCCAGTTCATTCACCTCAACATCCGGCCCGAATACACTCACGGTCTCCGGAGTTACCCTCAGACTGTCATATATGTGATGGTCGCGGGCAAAAGATATATCCACTCTGGGCATGACCTTTACTTTTTTGGTGATATTTTCACCCAAGCGGAAAAAGAGCGTATCGCCGGCAAACTGCCTTAATTCCACCTCGCCGGACATCGCCGCCATCAATTGCTTTCTTATATCTGTCGTAAGAAGGTAGAATTTGTTACCCGATTCCCTCAAATCAGACAGATCTATATCCACCTCCTTTCCGAAATATTTGAGGCCGAAAAGCTTGAATCCTTTGGCATTGATCTCCACCCTGATATTCCGGGAGGGATCTACCAGCAATTTCCCTTCCGGTACACCCACATAGTTAGGTCTTATGGATACCGAAGTGGTATAACGGTTGGGCAGCTTGATCAAAAACCACAGCACGCTGGAAAAAAGAAAGAAGAATAAAAACAAGGATGCCTTCTCCTTTTTAAGACGTGCCCATATTTTCTGTTTTTCAAT contains the following coding sequences:
- a CDS encoding sensor histidine kinase, with the protein product MSKKLFVLLVALMSLSLIGIIFVQGYWIKTAVDDKEEQFSNSVMQVLKSVSGKIERREIEDYSNKYLQLIDSIGEFKEAELRQILFIDKDEENNEMFIYSHGVLEEDYGISSTFFDSESDSIPIKNFNSKRRTIIVKEGIDIDGKTKYTPSERIEKIGGMSAIDKAHFETYFRHYAKRQPIRERVSDQEIQLLLQRELSEAGIDLNFEYGVYDNGLATKVRSRDFALSESTRYKVPIFVDEEGKTDFDLLVTFPKKKKFLISSILGMALLSIIFTLIIVIAYSGAIHQLIRQKQISEIKTDFINNMTHEFKTPIATINLALDAIQNPKILENREKVRQYLQMIRDENKRMHAQVENVLRISKLEKNQLEITKDALDIHDLIEEAIAHISLMVENRGGYIKTHFEAEQSEVLANEFHFTNVLVNILDNAIKYSPDSPQIDVYTETVKNSILIKVQDQGMGMSKAVLKRIFEKFYREHTGNIHNVKGHGLGLAYVKNIVEDHQGVVYVESEKDKGSTFFIKLPLI
- a CDS encoding L-serine ammonia-lyase, with amino-acid sequence MECISVFDMLKIGIGPSSSHTLGPWRAAERWINELKAEGHFDDIVSIHADLYGSLSLTGKGHATDLAVILGLCGKDPEYIPVEEIPEVIARVKEKKEILFGNSYAVDFDMVKDIVFQKKFLPFHANGMRFTAVSKTGNTFSETYYSIGGGFVVREERVSAKENIKVFNRFPYPVENAAQLQEYCKKEKKNIWEIVLENERSLRTDTEIDRELHRVWDTMLESMYIGCHSEGTLPGGLKVRRRAYDSYQKLKGTLPYNTPQEWLETIRETEVKFRQILKWVSCFALSVNEVNASLGRVVTAPTNGSAGVIPAVLMYYMVIENHNAGFEHIKRFLLTAGEIGSIFKKGATISAAMGGCQAEIGVSSAMAAAGLTEVSGGSTEQVLMAAEIAMEHHLGLTCDPIGGLVQVPCIERNAMGAIKAINAAELAMDSDPQNAKVPLDKVVNTMWETAKDMNSKYKETSEGGLAVGVFLSDC
- the panB gene encoding 3-methyl-2-oxobutanoate hydroxymethyltransferase — translated: MSVAKKEYKRVTVKSLVEMKENAEKISMLTAYDYSMAKIVDGAGVDVILVGDSASNVMAGHETTLPITLDQMIYHASSVIRGVKRALVAVDLPFGSYQSDPKEALRSAIRIMKESGAHAIKLEGGKEIKESIKRILNAGIPVMGHLGLTPQSIYKFGSYTVRAKEEDEAEKLKEDAILLERMGCFSIVLEKIPAKLAREVAESVSIPVIGIGAGSGVDGQVLVLHDLLGMTYEFSPRFLRRYMNLYDDMTNAISRYVEDVKERDFPNEEEQY
- a CDS encoding RluA family pseudouridine synthase, whose amino-acid sequence is MITGYVIRSSVCYMKILSNKNNLQVLYEDNHIIVVNKRPGDIVQGDKTGDKPLSEVVKEYIKEKYNKPGKVYLGVVHRLDRPTSGIVVFARTSKALPRLNKIFAEKKARKTYWAVVKNPPPANEGHLEHWLVRNPKQNRSYAHNKEVPNAKKAALTYKTLKKLTNYYLLEIDLHTGRHHQIRAQLAGMGCPIKGDLKYGFERSNKDAGIHLHARRLSFVHPVKKEEMTITAPPPEKDVIWKNCTG
- the coaE gene encoding dephospho-CoA kinase (Dephospho-CoA kinase (CoaE) performs the final step in coenzyme A biosynthesis.) codes for the protein MIVGLTGGIGSGKSTVARMFSALGVPVYIADTEAKKLMHTSSKVRAQIVEIFGEKAYTESGLDNAYIAGVVFQDRELLDRLNGIIHPEVGRHFRQWYEKQQAPYVIKEAAILFESGAYKDCDVVITVTAPQETRIERVMQRDGVSREAVENRIKNQWDEARKAELSDHIITNTDLEATQKQVEKLHLRLIKADTSR
- a CDS encoding response regulator transcription factor produces the protein MEAVNKKILLVEDDPNFGIVLKDYLALNNFDVVLAKNGMEGFEKFRKDNFDLCILDVMMPYKDGFTLAKEIREKNEHIPIIFLTAKTMKEDVLKGYKAGADDYLNKPFDSEVLLFKIKAILQRKANAGAAESKQFEFRIGKFHLNSKLRFLTYGDEEPIKLSPKENELLRLLALHENDLMPRELALTKIWRDDNYFTSRSMDVYIAKLRKYLKRDEDVEILNIHGEGFRLVVKSEAE
- a CDS encoding nuclear transport factor 2 family protein, producing the protein MRMVLFLGLIFCLGNLNAQSVRDEAAIRKTVSEFFAAFHARDSVRLKGIAGPGCILRSISVKKDGKVVVSTQSFDGFVRTVTTLPETVDFREKPLSFDIRHDGLMADVWVPYEFYYDHKLHHTGVNSFVLFRNEQGMWKILGIIDTRKKPSG